The segment CAGGGCCGGCATGCGCGTGCTCAGCGGGCTCTGCATACGCGATGATCGTTACCATCAACAAGCTGACGAATGTCGAGAACCCGAGGACGAGGTGGACCGCGACGCTCGGCGCGTCGTTTTGCAGGACGATCGTCACCGCGCCGGCGACGATCTGTGCGACGATGAGCCCGAGCGACACCCACGACGCTTTGAAAGCGGCGGGCGCGTCGTTACGTGCGAACCACGCCGCGAGGAACGTCGCGATGACGATGATTGTGAGTAAAGCAGCGCCGACACGGTGATAGTACTCGTACATCACTTTCGGGTCGAGCGCAGGGAACCACGCGCCGCGGCAGCGGGGCCAATCGGGGCACGTCATGCCGGCGCCGTTGATGCGCACGATCGCGCCCCAGACGACGAGCGCGAACGAGAACACCGTCGATGCGACACCGACGCCACGGAGCAGGCCGAGACGGGGGGACATGCCTCGTGCTTGCGGCGCTCGGCAGATGAATCCTGTCCGCTCATGTTCCAAATGTAGTAGGCCGAGCGAAGCTCGGCTCTGGTTGTTGTGGAGCGGTCGACCTTCATGGTCGACCGCCGCGGCCTGGCAAAAGAAATGTAGTAGGCCGAGCGAAGCTCGGCTCTGGTTGTTATGGAGCGGTCGACCGCCGCGGCCTCGCGTAAGCAAACGTAGTAGGCCGAGCGAAGCTCGGCGGAGGTTGTGCATGCAGGACCGCTGCGTATCCGCTAGCAAGGCCCTCGGCGTGTCCAGCATCGAGCTCTCTGCTCCTCGACCGCACTCCGCCACCGTCCGTATGCCGGGAGACAAATCGATCTCGCATCGCGCTTTCATGTGCGCGTCGATCGCCGATGGCGAGTCGTCCATTGTCGGAGCGAACGCAGGCGCAGATGTCCGCGCGACGGTCGATGCGCTCCGCGCTCTCGGCGCCTCGATAAGAGGCGATATATCAAGCGCGATGCACGTCCGGGGGATACGCGACTTTCGCACGCCGGGGTCCGCGCTCGATTGCGGCAACTCCGGCAGCACTATGCGGATGCTCGCCGGGCTGATAGCGGGCCGCGTCGATGCGACCCTCGACGGCGACGCATCGCTACGACGTCGGCCGATGGAACGCGTCACCTACCCTTTGCGCATGATGGGTGCCGATGTCAAAACGACGAACGGAAAACCGCCGCTGAAGCTGCGCGCCTCACCGCAGCCCCTCCGAGGCGCCGCGATCACGCTGCCGGTCGCATCGGCGCAAGTAAAATCCGCAGTGCTCTTCGCCGCACTTCGTGCGCAAGGACCGACAGTAGTCACAGAACCGGCGCACACGCGTGACCATACCGAGCGGATGCTTCGCTCGATGGGCGCGAGCTTGGACGTGAATGGAAACAGCATTGCGGTTCAACCTTCGCTATTGAAGCCGCTCGCCGACTATCGCGTGCCCGGCGATTTCTCCGCAGCCTTCTTCTTCATCGCCGGCGCTGTAGTACTTCCCGGGTCGAATCTACGCCTCGAAAATCTCGGAATGAATCCGACGCGCATAGCCGCCCTCGACGTGTTGCGCGCGATGGGGGCAGACATCGAGATCATGGATACGCGCGAAGACCACGGCGAGGCGATCGGCGATGTCGTCGTCCGCGGTGGACGTGACCTTCGAAACGCTGCCATTGAAGCAGAGCAGATACCGAACCTCATCGACGAGATCCCGGCGCTGTGTACGCTCGCCGCCGCTGCCGGTATCGACTTCGAGGTACGCAATGCGTCAGATTTGCGGACGAAAGAATCGGACAGGCTCGCGACGACGGTTCGGCTGCTTCGCGCGTTTGGCGCTATTGCGGAAGAGCTGCCGGACGGCATCTCGATCGGGTCGGGCCGTCGATTGCGAGCCCCGGAGCGCGTCACCACCGAAGGCGATCACCGAATCGGCATGTCAGCAGCGATCCTCGGGCTCGCGACGCGATCACGTATAACGATCGACGATACCGACTGCATCGCCACGTCGTTTCCAAACTTCTCCGACGTATGGCGTTCAGCGTTCTACTAGTCCGACACGACGTGCGCTTGAAGCAATTCGTAGTTGATATCCTGGATTAGGACGTCATTTTTCCCGACGCCGACGAACCGACCAGTCGTCAGGATGGCGGCGTGCCCCTGATCGAGTCTGAATATCAAACCGATTGATCCACCAATGAAGGCGAAGTCTTCGCCGTGGAAATGCGTGCACCACACCGGATAGGGTGCGTCCATTGCTCCTTTGGTCGCCGATGCGAGAGCTTCGACCGATAGTATCGGCCGTCTCATACCCGCACGGTCAACATCATAGATAGCGACGCGGCTATCAGGTTCGCCGGCGACGCATCGGTCGCCGTCGGCGAGCACCATGAAAGTAGGCTCGGCAGGCTTGGGCCGGCGTATAGGGCGAACGTAACCGTTGTCGAGGGCGTACCAGTCGAGGCCTCCGCCGATCCGAATGCCCATCAGGTTTTTCCGGTCGTCCACAAAGCTCAAGCTGTCGTAGACGCGGGGCAGGGGGATGACCCTCAAGTGTCCGCCTATCAATGAACCTAGCCCAGGCTTATAAGAACCATGTGGGCCGTAACCTGGTTTCTCCCAGACGACGTAAACGGTGTCGCCCACGACGGTCGCATCCTCGAGCGACCACT is part of the Candidatus Eremiobacteraceae bacterium genome and harbors:
- a CDS encoding COX15/CtaA family protein — its product is MSPRLGLLRGVGVASTVFSFALVVWGAIVRINGAGMTCPDWPRCRGAWFPALDPKVMYEYYHRVGAALLTIIVIATFLAAWFARNDAPAAFKASWVSLGLIVAQIVAGAVTIVLQNDAPSVAVHLVLGFSTFVSLLMVTIIAYAEPAEHAHAGPGSRFKWLALGTTSLAFLAVFAGGWMAASNDGLACTALPLCGAVGGMTAAQQIHMAHRYVAYVTIAAALVTWFAGLRTPQLDPLARAASWVALGLAVLQGALGAATIVSGLEPVLRSLHEANAALLIASLVVLTYFAFRPRSVLA
- the aroA gene encoding 3-phosphoshikimate 1-carboxyvinyltransferase yields the protein MSSIELSAPRPHSATVRMPGDKSISHRAFMCASIADGESSIVGANAGADVRATVDALRALGASIRGDISSAMHVRGIRDFRTPGSALDCGNSGSTMRMLAGLIAGRVDATLDGDASLRRRPMERVTYPLRMMGADVKTTNGKPPLKLRASPQPLRGAAITLPVASAQVKSAVLFAALRAQGPTVVTEPAHTRDHTERMLRSMGASLDVNGNSIAVQPSLLKPLADYRVPGDFSAAFFFIAGAVVLPGSNLRLENLGMNPTRIAALDVLRAMGADIEIMDTREDHGEAIGDVVVRGGRDLRNAAIEAEQIPNLIDEIPALCTLAAAAGIDFEVRNASDLRTKESDRLATTVRLLRAFGAIAEELPDGISIGSGRRLRAPERVTTEGDHRIGMSAAILGLATRSRITIDDTDCIATSFPNFSDVWRSAFY